The Sphingomonas alpina genome has a segment encoding these proteins:
- a CDS encoding D-tagatose-bisphosphate aldolase, class II, non-catalytic subunit, with the protein MQAILEMVLRHKAGERIGVTSVCSAHPLVIEATLRHAMITGQPIVLIEATSNQVNQDGGYTGMVPADYRDFVHAIAARVGFPLDRLVLGGDHLGPNAWTAAPAAEALDKAEVMVADYVRAGFRKIHLDCSMSCADDPVPLPERTIAERAARLCRAAEDAFDGAAADAPVYVIGTEVPVPGGAAEDLEELAVTTPEAAIATVDMHRDLFRASGLERAWERVIATVVQPGVEFDHDKVVDYRPERATALSRAIEPVEHIVFEAHSTDYQTPAALAALVRDHYAILKVGPGVTFALREALWALDAIEAETIAAPYRAALRAVTLSRMQAEPKHWRKYYHATGAALDFQLQYSLSDRIRYYWPDAAIAAAQDKLFANLRRTPPPLALVSQYLPLAYVAVRAGQATPDPADLTMAHIAATLDAYHGACFPNA; encoded by the coding sequence GTGCAAGCGATTCTCGAAATGGTGCTTCGGCACAAGGCCGGCGAGCGGATTGGCGTGACGTCGGTCTGTTCGGCGCACCCGTTGGTGATCGAGGCTACATTGCGTCACGCGATGATCACCGGCCAGCCGATCGTCTTGATCGAAGCGACCTCCAACCAGGTGAATCAGGATGGCGGTTACACCGGCATGGTGCCCGCCGATTATCGCGATTTCGTCCATGCGATCGCCGCCAGGGTCGGTTTCCCGCTGGATCGCCTGGTGCTCGGCGGCGACCATCTCGGCCCCAATGCCTGGACCGCCGCGCCCGCCGCCGAGGCGCTCGACAAGGCCGAGGTGATGGTCGCGGATTATGTCCGCGCCGGCTTTCGCAAGATCCATCTCGATTGTTCGATGAGTTGCGCCGACGATCCCGTACCGCTGCCCGAACGGACCATCGCCGAGCGTGCGGCACGCCTGTGCCGCGCCGCCGAGGATGCGTTCGACGGCGCTGCCGCCGACGCGCCGGTCTATGTGATCGGCACCGAAGTGCCCGTTCCGGGCGGCGCGGCCGAGGATCTCGAGGAACTGGCGGTCACCACGCCCGAAGCTGCGATCGCCACGGTCGACATGCACCGCGACCTGTTCCGCGCATCCGGCCTGGAGCGCGCCTGGGAACGCGTGATTGCAACGGTCGTGCAGCCCGGGGTCGAATTCGATCACGACAAGGTGGTCGACTACCGCCCCGAGCGCGCCACCGCGCTCAGCCGCGCGATCGAACCGGTCGAGCATATCGTGTTCGAGGCGCATTCCACCGATTACCAGACACCGGCCGCGCTCGCCGCGCTGGTGCGCGATCATTATGCGATCCTGAAGGTCGGCCCCGGCGTCACCTTCGCGCTCCGAGAAGCGCTCTGGGCGCTGGATGCGATCGAGGCGGAGACGATTGCCGCTCCCTACCGCGCCGCCCTGCGCGCCGTCACGCTGTCGCGCATGCAGGCCGAGCCGAAGCATTGGCGGAAATATTACCACGCCACCGGCGCAGCACTCGATTTCCAGCTGCAATACAGCCTGTCGGACCGCATCCGCTATTACTGGCCCGACGCGGCGATCGCCGCCGCGCAGGACAAGCTGTTCGCCAATCTGCGCCGGACGCCGCCGCCGCTTGCGCTGGTCAGCCAGTATCTGCCGCTCGCTTATGTCGCGGTCCGCGCCGGCCAGGCCACACCCGACCCCGCCGACCTGACCATGGCACATATCGCCGCCACGCTCGACGCCTATCATGGAGCTTGCTTTCCCAATGCCTGA
- a CDS encoding N-acetylglucosamine kinase encodes MTEHTYFLGVDGGGSKTEFVCIDATGTIKARALTGTTYHLEIGMNETVSRLEQGVAAICGQLDIQPDALGFVFFGLPAYGEDSVIDPQLHAACRSLLGHERYLCGNDMVCGWAGSLGCQDGINIVAGTGSIAYGERQGKTGRAGGWGEVFGDEGSAYWIAVQGLALFSHMSDGRAPKGVLHQRIVEALSLGNDLDLCQRIMGPAAMGRSEIAALAGLVSRAAADGDTGANAILASAAHELAALAISLRTTLSFPPEERVPLSWSGGVLLQEPLVRNAFAKIVDDTGLFALAEPLHAPGYGGALYAKRLAHTGGGRFSASAHKV; translated from the coding sequence ATGACCGAGCATACATATTTTCTGGGCGTAGACGGCGGCGGCAGCAAAACCGAGTTCGTCTGTATCGACGCCACCGGCACGATAAAGGCGCGCGCCCTGACCGGAACGACCTATCATCTTGAGATCGGGATGAATGAAACCGTGTCGCGGCTCGAACAGGGCGTCGCGGCGATCTGCGGTCAGCTCGACATCCAGCCCGACGCACTTGGCTTCGTCTTTTTCGGCCTGCCTGCCTATGGCGAGGACAGCGTGATCGATCCGCAGCTTCACGCTGCCTGCCGCAGCTTGCTTGGCCATGAGCGTTACTTGTGCGGCAACGACATGGTGTGCGGCTGGGCCGGGTCGCTCGGCTGCCAGGACGGGATCAACATCGTCGCGGGTACCGGATCGATCGCCTATGGCGAACGACAAGGCAAAACGGGGCGCGCGGGCGGCTGGGGCGAAGTGTTCGGCGACGAAGGCTCGGCCTATTGGATCGCGGTGCAGGGCCTCGCGCTATTTTCGCACATGAGCGACGGTCGTGCGCCCAAAGGCGTTCTGCATCAACGGATCGTCGAGGCACTGTCACTCGGCAATGATCTTGACCTGTGTCAGCGTATCATGGGGCCGGCAGCGATGGGTCGCAGCGAGATCGCCGCGCTGGCGGGTCTGGTGTCGCGTGCCGCAGCCGATGGCGATACCGGGGCCAACGCAATTCTCGCGTCGGCCGCCCATGAACTCGCGGCACTGGCGATCAGCTTGCGCACTACCCTGTCCTTCCCGCCCGAGGAACGGGTTCCGCTGTCCTGGTCTGGTGGCGTGCTGTTGCAGGAGCCGTTGGTCCGCAACGCGTTTGCAAAGATTGTCGACGACACTGGGCTTTTCGCGCTGGCTGAGCCACTGCATGCACCGGGGTACGGCGGCGCCTTGTATGCCAAGCGGCTGGCGCATACCGGTGGCGGGCGATTCTCGGCAAGCGCCCACAAGGTGTAA
- a CDS encoding DUF885 family protein has translation MTVPVSRRAVIAGGGLAALVCAVPASAVSTDADRQLRVLLDGAAAGADISRPLQRFDSGALSPSARLDLVTARAGLRIDAELARRFPDPKGAMTSARYALLLKRLTGDDTEPARARRRLEQELHALLARANALLTEQGHRDGTVGARFSALWRDPRWLYPDDDAGRDRAVADMNRVLARARDGIRQAFPDIPPHCLNVAVRRMSRADEAAGRGGYRELPDAGKPGAYIVDLKDISRRPSWTLPSVAHHELLPGHMIQLPIEALADPHPLRLKYAAGFAEGWAVHGERLAASQGAYAGDAMGELGHLHWLLFRIGRALIDLHIHLSGWTIERARAQLVEWQGEPAYFAPFDMDLKRIAAEPALRVAEALAWLTIADLARTDQRAVHHIALVHGRMRNDELRRAMRQKGGWR, from the coding sequence ATGACGGTGCCGGTATCGCGTCGTGCGGTGATCGCTGGCGGCGGGCTTGCGGCGCTGGTTTGCGCAGTCCCGGCTTCCGCCGTCTCGACCGATGCCGATCGGCAATTGCGCGTCTTGCTCGATGGGGCAGCGGCGGGCGCGGATATATCGCGGCCATTGCAGCGCTTCGATTCCGGGGCGTTATCGCCATCGGCTCGGCTCGACCTGGTGACGGCGCGTGCCGGGCTGCGCATCGATGCCGAACTGGCGCGGCGGTTTCCCGATCCCAAAGGCGCGATGACGTCGGCGCGATATGCCTTGTTGCTCAAACGGCTGACCGGTGACGATACCGAACCGGCGCGCGCTCGGCGGCGTCTGGAGCAGGAATTGCACGCGCTACTCGCGCGGGCGAATGCGCTGCTGACGGAGCAGGGGCATCGCGACGGAACGGTCGGTGCGAGGTTCAGCGCGTTGTGGCGCGATCCGCGCTGGCTCTACCCGGATGACGATGCCGGACGCGACCGGGCGGTGGCCGATATGAACCGAGTGCTTGCGCGCGCCCGCGACGGCATCAGGCAAGCGTTCCCCGATATCCCGCCGCATTGCCTGAACGTCGCGGTGCGGCGCATGTCGCGCGCGGACGAAGCGGCGGGCCGGGGCGGCTATCGCGAACTGCCCGACGCAGGCAAGCCCGGGGCTTATATCGTCGATCTGAAGGACATAAGCCGCCGCCCGTCCTGGACGTTGCCAAGTGTCGCGCACCATGAGTTGCTGCCCGGGCATATGATCCAGTTGCCGATCGAAGCGCTGGCCGATCCGCATCCGCTACGGCTGAAATATGCAGCCGGCTTTGCCGAGGGCTGGGCGGTCCATGGCGAACGATTGGCCGCGTCCCAAGGCGCCTATGCCGGCGATGCGATGGGCGAGCTGGGGCATCTCCACTGGCTGCTGTTCCGTATCGGCCGCGCGCTGATCGACCTGCACATCCATCTGTCCGGCTGGACGATCGAGCGCGCCCGCGCACAGCTGGTCGAATGGCAGGGGGAGCCTGCCTATTTCGCGCCGTTCGATATGGATCTGAAGCGGATCGCCGCCGAACCGGCGCTGCGCGTCGCCGAGGCGCTGGCCTGGCTGACGATCGCCGATCTGGCCCGCACCGATCAGCGCGCGGTGCATCATATTGCTCTGGTGCACGGCCGAATGCGCAACGACGAACTACGCCGCGCCATGCGGCAAAAGGGAGGATGGCGATGA
- a CDS encoding family 43 glycosylhydrolase, translating to MSITRREALSVGAGTALLLPGAAMATTASPPPTWRRGLDNQRIADLGDGRFLNPIVSGDRPDPAILKDGADYYMTFSSFDSYPGLVIWHSRDLVNWRPMGPALTRNIGSVWAVSLEKHDGRFFLYIPTKSDPNSIWVIHADRIEGPWSDPIDLHLPNHIDPCHAVGEDGSRWLFLSGGDRIRLAADGLSTVGAVEHVYDPWRYPSDWVVEGFSPEGPKIVRHGGWFYLITAVGGTAGPPTGHMVIAARSRSIHGPWENCPANPLVRTKDETERWWSRGHASLIEGPAGDWWAVYHGYENGFWTLGRQTLLDPVEWTTDGWFRMTGGDLSLPLPKPRGGRAGPSGLALTDRFDTLAMGSKWSFFRPGPNETARARVGGNQLSLKAAGTAPSDSSPLMLIAGDPAYRFECDISIDPGTTAGLILFYDDRLYCGLGFDADRFVMHQYGIERGRPANPHGRAMRLRVTNDRHIVTFDTSGDGGRSWTRFDRGMEVSGYHHNVRGGFLMLRPGLYSAGKGTARFGNFTFRAL from the coding sequence ATGAGCATCACGCGGCGCGAGGCGCTCAGTGTGGGGGCGGGGACGGCGTTGCTGTTGCCGGGCGCGGCCATGGCGACGACAGCATCGCCGCCTCCGACATGGCGGCGTGGCTTGGACAATCAGCGGATCGCCGATCTTGGCGACGGCCGGTTTCTCAACCCGATCGTGTCGGGCGACCGGCCCGATCCGGCCATCCTTAAGGATGGCGCGGACTATTACATGACCTTTTCGAGCTTCGATTCCTATCCCGGACTGGTCATCTGGCACTCCCGCGATCTGGTGAACTGGCGCCCGATGGGGCCTGCGCTGACGCGTAATATCGGGTCGGTCTGGGCGGTGTCGCTGGAAAAGCATGACGGGCGCTTCTTCCTTTATATCCCGACCAAAAGTGATCCCAATTCGATCTGGGTGATCCATGCCGATCGCATCGAGGGACCGTGGAGCGACCCGATCGATCTGCATCTGCCCAACCACATCGACCCGTGCCACGCGGTCGGCGAGGACGGGTCGCGCTGGCTGTTCCTGTCGGGCGGCGATCGCATCCGCCTTGCCGCCGACGGCCTGTCGACGGTCGGTGCGGTCGAGCATGTCTATGATCCGTGGCGCTATCCGTCGGACTGGGTGGTCGAGGGTTTTTCGCCCGAGGGGCCGAAGATCGTCCGGCATGGCGGCTGGTTCTATCTGATCACTGCGGTCGGCGGCACGGCGGGGCCACCGACCGGCCATATGGTGATCGCCGCGCGGTCGCGGTCGATCCATGGGCCATGGGAGAATTGCCCGGCCAACCCGTTGGTGCGCACGAAGGACGAGACCGAACGCTGGTGGTCGCGCGGTCATGCCTCGCTGATCGAAGGACCGGCGGGTGATTGGTGGGCGGTGTATCACGGCTATGAAAACGGCTTTTGGACGCTCGGGCGGCAAACCTTGCTCGACCCGGTCGAATGGACGACCGACGGCTGGTTCCGAATGACCGGCGGCGATTTGTCGCTCCCTCTGCCCAAGCCGCGCGGCGGCCGCGCCGGCCCCTCCGGCCTGGCGCTGACGGACCGGTTCGACACGCTCGCCATGGGCAGCAAATGGAGCTTTTTCCGACCCGGCCCGAACGAGACCGCGCGGGCGCGGGTCGGCGGCAATCAACTCTCGCTAAAGGCAGCGGGCACCGCGCCGTCAGATTCTTCGCCGCTGATGCTGATTGCCGGCGATCCGGCCTATCGTTTCGAATGCGACATCTCGATCGACCCCGGCACGACCGCCGGACTGATCCTGTTCTATGACGACCGGCTTTATTGCGGTCTTGGCTTCGATGCCGATCGCTTCGTCATGCACCAATATGGTATTGAGCGAGGACGCCCGGCGAATCCGCATGGCCGCGCGATGCGCCTGCGCGTGACCAATGACCGCCACATCGTCACCTTCGATACCAGCGGCGACGGCGGGCGGAGCTGGACGCGGTTCGATCGCGGCATGGAAGTATCGGGATATCACCACAATGTCCGCGGCGGTTTCCTGATGCTGCGGCCGGGCCTGTACTCGGCTGGCAAAGGCACTGCCCGGTTCGGCAATTTTACCTTCCGCGCGCTTTGA
- a CDS encoding SIS domain-containing protein translates to MPEPLLAPETQGVDPSWTRREIAQQPETLRATQALLSDRQAEIEAFIVPLLARPELRIVLTGAGTSAFIGECLAPWLSRLLVRPVEAIATTDIVSTPSLYLRADAPTLLVSFGRSGSSPESLAAVDLVDATICETYHLILTCNAAGELAQRSSGNTHVVILPEATHDRGFAMTSSFSAMMLAALAILGGIDALDARGSAIAAAVDDALTRCEPLVASLATRRFKRVVYLGSGVFKGLAREAALKLMELSDGAVVTAFDTALGFRHGPKTIVNADTLAVVFVSNDPLTRRYDLDIIEELRSDGHCGALAVISAQPGDGADITITGMADATDADLLFPFIVPAQMFSLHVSLVLGLTPDRPNASGTVNRVVQGVRIYAAQP, encoded by the coding sequence ATGCCTGAACCTTTGCTCGCCCCTGAGACCCAAGGCGTCGATCCGTCCTGGACTCGTCGCGAAATCGCCCAGCAGCCCGAAACGCTGCGCGCCACTCAGGCATTGCTGAGCGACCGCCAGGCCGAGATCGAGGCGTTCATTGTCCCGTTGCTCGCGCGGCCTGAACTACGCATCGTGCTGACCGGTGCCGGCACATCGGCGTTCATCGGCGAATGCCTCGCGCCGTGGCTGTCGCGCCTGCTCGTTCGCCCGGTCGAGGCGATCGCCACCACCGATATCGTCAGCACGCCGTCGCTGTACCTGCGCGCCGATGCTCCGACATTGCTGGTCTCGTTCGGCCGTTCCGGCAGCAGCCCGGAAAGCCTTGCCGCGGTCGACCTGGTCGATGCGACCATCTGCGAGACCTATCACCTGATCCTGACCTGCAACGCCGCCGGCGAGCTGGCGCAGCGCAGCAGCGGCAACACGCATGTCGTGATATTGCCGGAGGCAACGCATGACCGCGGTTTCGCGATGACCTCCAGCTTCAGCGCAATGATGCTGGCTGCGCTGGCGATCCTTGGTGGCATCGATGCGTTGGATGCGCGAGGGTCCGCCATCGCGGCGGCAGTGGACGATGCGCTCACGCGGTGCGAGCCGTTGGTCGCCAGCTTGGCAACGCGCCGGTTCAAGCGTGTCGTCTATCTCGGCAGCGGCGTGTTCAAGGGGCTCGCGCGCGAAGCGGCGCTCAAGCTGATGGAATTAAGCGATGGCGCGGTCGTCACCGCGTTCGACACTGCGCTGGGCTTTCGTCACGGCCCGAAGACGATCGTCAACGCCGACACGCTGGCCGTGGTATTCGTGTCAAACGATCCGCTCACGCGCCGCTATGATCTCGACATCATCGAGGAGCTGCGCAGCGACGGCCATTGCGGCGCCTTGGCAGTGATCTCCGCTCAGCCCGGCGACGGTGCGGACATCACGATCACTGGCATGGCCGACGCGACCGATGCCGATCTGCTGTTCCCGTTCATCGTACCGGCGCAAATGTTCAGCCTGCATGTCTCGCTCGTGCTGGGTCTCACGCCCGACCGCCCCAATGCCAGCGGCACCGTCAACCGCGTGGTACAGGGCGTTCGGATCTACGCTGCGCAACCATGA